In one Echinicola marina genomic region, the following are encoded:
- a CDS encoding family 20 glycosylhydrolase, translated as MSTAVSPRSKHMKIVMTLLLIMISCVQAVMAQEPKEPLPVKGFAIAAPVPEEVDRFIKFIDEELGKRGINTLILRVDYRYEYEGHPELIGEDPLSKAAVKRLVAACNAHGIRLIPQINLLGHQSWHSKIGKLLEVYPEFDETPHVRLPEKYEWPNKDGLYCKSYCPLHPGVHAVVFDMVDEICEVFEADAFHAGMDEVFYIGDDKCPRCSGRDKAALFAGEVTKIRNHLAEKDRALWIWGDRLLDGKTTGMGMWEASMNNTHRAIDMIPKDVVIGDWHYERADPTAVYFAMKGFRVLTCNWRRPRVSVAQVEDMYRFREAATTEMKPRFYGVMQTVWSDTGSFMDGFYEHKPDGEGGEDTAWNTFRRMFAKIEALEKGD; from the coding sequence ATGTCTACAGCTGTTAGCCCAAGATCCAAGCATATGAAAATAGTCATGACCTTATTATTGATCATGATCAGTTGTGTACAGGCTGTTATGGCTCAGGAGCCCAAGGAGCCTTTGCCGGTAAAAGGTTTTGCTATAGCTGCACCTGTACCAGAGGAAGTGGACCGATTTATAAAGTTTATTGATGAGGAATTGGGAAAAAGAGGCATCAACACCTTAATCTTGAGGGTTGATTATAGGTATGAATATGAGGGGCACCCGGAGCTGATCGGAGAAGATCCATTGAGTAAAGCAGCGGTAAAAAGACTGGTAGCTGCCTGTAATGCTCATGGTATTAGACTGATTCCCCAAATCAACCTGTTAGGGCATCAATCATGGCACAGTAAAATAGGGAAGTTATTGGAAGTATATCCTGAATTTGATGAAACTCCCCATGTGAGGCTCCCCGAGAAATATGAATGGCCTAATAAGGATGGACTTTATTGCAAAAGTTATTGTCCCCTTCATCCGGGTGTGCATGCGGTGGTATTTGATATGGTGGATGAGATTTGTGAGGTGTTTGAAGCAGATGCTTTTCATGCAGGTATGGATGAAGTGTTTTATATTGGAGATGATAAGTGTCCTAGGTGTTCAGGGAGGGACAAGGCGGCTTTGTTTGCTGGAGAAGTTACCAAAATCAGGAATCATCTAGCAGAGAAGGATAGGGCATTATGGATATGGGGAGACCGGTTGTTAGATGGAAAAACTACCGGCATGGGAATGTGGGAGGCCAGTATGAACAATACGCACAGGGCCATTGATATGATACCTAAAGATGTGGTGATTGGTGATTGGCATTATGAACGGGCAGACCCAACGGCTGTATATTTTGCCATGAAAGGATTCCGGGTTTTGACCTGTAATTGGAGAAGGCCGAGGGTCTCAGTAGCCCAAGTAGAAGATATGTATAGGTTCAGAGAAGCTGCAACTACGGAAATGAAGCCTCGTTTTTATGGTGTCATGCAAACCGTTTGGTCTGATACGGGAAGTTTTATGGATGGTTTTTATGAGCATAAGCCTGATGGGGAGGGCGGAGAGGATACTGCTTGGAATACTTTTAGAAGGATGTTTGCTAAAATAGAGGCCTTAGAGAAAGGGGATTAA